In one window of Streptomyces sp. NBC_01224 DNA:
- a CDS encoding helix-turn-helix domain-containing protein gives MDDTPATNDGQAALPDGLDRRAELSEFLRTRRARLKPEDVGIPSHGRHRRVPGLRREELAQLAGVSVAYYTRLEQGNGRNVSAEVLDSIARALRLTDAEHAHLTHLAKPKQQRRKYRAPKRQQVRVALQQLLESMEGVPAYIGGARSEILAWNRMAAALFGDWGKLPPAERNWARLTFLSPDYRELFLDWESKASDMVSYLRLYAGQHPEDPDLSALVGELSVKSEEFRRLWATHDVKEKGHGVKRMRHPLVGDLTLAYETMHLPDDHEQFLCVYHAEPGSASAEALRLLASWGTDAVRAGSRTPRP, from the coding sequence ATGGACGACACCCCCGCCACGAACGACGGACAGGCAGCCCTCCCCGATGGCCTCGACCGCCGGGCCGAGCTCAGCGAATTCCTGCGCACCCGGCGGGCTCGGCTCAAGCCGGAGGATGTGGGAATCCCCTCGCACGGGCGGCACAGGCGGGTGCCGGGGCTGCGGCGCGAGGAGCTGGCACAGCTGGCCGGGGTCTCGGTGGCGTACTACACACGCCTGGAGCAGGGCAACGGGCGCAATGTGTCGGCGGAGGTGCTCGACTCGATCGCGCGCGCCCTGCGCCTGACCGACGCCGAGCATGCGCACCTCACCCACCTCGCCAAGCCGAAGCAGCAGCGCAGGAAGTACCGGGCGCCCAAGCGGCAGCAGGTGCGGGTGGCGCTGCAGCAGCTGCTCGAGTCGATGGAGGGCGTACCCGCGTACATCGGCGGGGCGCGCTCGGAGATCCTCGCCTGGAACCGAATGGCGGCGGCGCTGTTCGGCGACTGGGGCAAGCTGCCGCCCGCGGAGCGCAATTGGGCGCGGCTGACCTTCCTCTCCCCCGACTACCGCGAGCTGTTCCTGGACTGGGAGTCCAAGGCGTCCGACATGGTCAGCTATCTGCGGCTGTACGCGGGCCAGCACCCGGAGGACCCGGACCTGTCGGCGCTCGTGGGTGAACTCTCCGTCAAGAGCGAGGAGTTCAGGCGGCTGTGGGCCACGCACGACGTGAAGGAGAAGGGCCACGGCGTGAAGCGGATGCGGCATCCGCTGGTCGGCGACCTCACCCTTGCGTACGAGACGATGCATCTCCCGGACGACCACGAACAGTTCCTGTGCGTGTACCACGCGGAGCCGGGCTCCGCGTCGGCGGAGGCTCTGCGCCTCCTCGCGAGCTGGGGCACGGACGCGGTACGGGCGGGCAGTCGGACACCACGCCCCTAG
- a CDS encoding SRPBCC family protein produces the protein MSRLEEQVNVDVPAQEVWAQLHRIDEYPMFMEGVKSAAAHGSSRAHLDVRIGDDEQAFETRIADRGKGQVMDWTVDSPELRAAFAVNPLDDKHTQLQVRLEYDPDTVRATFGGPKGFAQVHAIEETVRTDLEKFKDLLESRH, from the coding sequence ATGAGCAGGCTCGAAGAACAGGTCAACGTCGATGTTCCGGCGCAGGAGGTCTGGGCGCAGCTGCACCGCATCGATGAGTATCCGATGTTCATGGAGGGCGTGAAGAGCGCCGCTGCGCACGGCAGCAGCCGAGCCCATCTCGACGTCCGGATCGGGGACGACGAGCAGGCTTTCGAGACTCGCATCGCCGATCGCGGAAAGGGCCAGGTGATGGACTGGACGGTGGACAGCCCGGAACTGAGGGCCGCCTTCGCCGTGAACCCGTTGGACGACAAGCACACCCAGCTGCAAGTCCGGCTGGAGTACGACCCGGACACTGTGCGGGCGACCTTCGGCGGCCCGAAGGGATTCGCTCAGGTTCACGCGATCGAGGAGACAGTCCGAACCGACCTGGAGAAGTTCAAGGACCTACTGGAGAGCCGGCACTGA
- the ligD gene encoding non-homologous end-joining DNA ligase yields the protein MATLPRIAPMLAIPGGLPPEAVEDRWGFEVKYDGQRSMVYVSADGTVTLRSRSGADITPAYPELKALGSVLARPAVLDGEIVALDSEGRSDFERLQSRMGLAGAPAKAARMAQIVPAHLVLFDAMFLGHSSLTELPYTQRRNALEDLALNGVHWSTPSAVVGHGAQALEMTRTAGLEGVVAKRLTSVYEPGVRSRAWIKIRHVRTTDVIVGGWVPGRGRLAGLPGALLMGERHEGALRYVGSVGTGWSDTERITLAGLLQVAAIDECPFDKAPGVAGARWVLPRLVGEVRYASRTRAGRLRHPSWHRLRPDLAPDDIA from the coding sequence ATGGCCACGCTGCCGCGGATTGCTCCCATGCTTGCCATCCCCGGCGGCCTGCCGCCCGAGGCCGTCGAGGACCGGTGGGGATTCGAGGTGAAGTACGACGGCCAGCGCTCCATGGTCTACGTGTCGGCCGACGGGACGGTAACCCTGCGGTCCCGGTCCGGCGCGGACATCACTCCCGCCTACCCGGAGCTCAAAGCTCTGGGCTCCGTGCTCGCTCGTCCCGCGGTCCTGGACGGTGAGATCGTCGCGCTCGACTCCGAGGGGCGCAGCGATTTCGAGCGGCTGCAGTCCCGGATGGGGCTGGCCGGAGCCCCGGCGAAGGCCGCCCGCATGGCCCAGATCGTGCCAGCCCACCTGGTCCTGTTCGACGCCATGTTCCTGGGACACAGCAGCCTGACTGAGCTGCCGTACACCCAGCGCCGAAACGCCCTGGAGGACCTGGCCCTGAACGGGGTGCACTGGTCGACGCCTTCAGCGGTCGTCGGGCACGGCGCCCAGGCCCTGGAGATGACCCGGACCGCGGGACTGGAGGGTGTAGTCGCGAAGCGGCTCACCTCCGTGTACGAGCCGGGAGTCCGCTCTCGCGCGTGGATCAAGATCCGGCACGTTCGCACCACTGATGTGATCGTCGGCGGGTGGGTGCCCGGGCGCGGCCGGCTCGCCGGTCTGCCCGGCGCGCTGCTGATGGGGGAGCGGCACGAGGGCGCCCTGCGGTACGTGGGGAGTGTCGGGACAGGGTGGAGTGACACGGAGCGCATCACCCTTGCAGGCCTGCTCCAGGTTGCTGCGATCGATGAGTGCCCGTTCGACAAGGCACCCGGGGTGGCCGGCGCACGGTGGGTGCTGCCCCGCCTGGTCGGCGAAGTCCGCTACGCGAGCAGGACCCGGGCGGGCCGCCTGCGCCATCCTTCCTGGCACCGCCTGCGCCCCGACCTCGCCCCGGACGACATCGCGTGA
- a CDS encoding NAD(P)-dependent alcohol dehydrogenase has translation MTTTVAAYAAPSSKAPLERTTIERRTVGELDVLIDIKFAGICHSDIHQAREGWGAAIFPMVPGHEIAGVVAEVGSGVTKFKVGDRVGVGCMVDSCRECENCKAGQEQHCVRGNVGTYNAIGRDGEPTYGGYSQKVVVDENFTVRIPDGLSLDVAAPLLCAGITTYSPLKNWGAAPGKKVAVVGLGGLGHMAVKIAHALGAEVTVLSQSLRKKDDGLRLGAEHYYATSDPATFENLAGTFDIILSTVSAPLDFGAYLSLLKTGGALVNVGAPEEPVALNLFSLIGGNKTLAGSMIGGIAETQEMLDFCAEHDLGAEIELIEASRINEAYERVLASDVRYRFVIDTATI, from the coding sequence ATGACTACGACTGTTGCTGCATACGCCGCCCCCAGCTCCAAGGCCCCGCTGGAGCGCACCACCATCGAGCGCCGCACGGTCGGCGAGCTCGACGTCCTGATCGACATCAAGTTCGCCGGCATCTGCCACTCCGACATCCACCAGGCCCGCGAGGGCTGGGGCGCGGCCATCTTCCCGATGGTGCCCGGTCACGAGATCGCCGGCGTCGTCGCCGAGGTCGGCTCCGGCGTGACGAAGTTCAAGGTCGGCGACCGGGTCGGCGTCGGCTGCATGGTCGACTCCTGCCGCGAGTGCGAGAACTGCAAGGCCGGGCAGGAGCAGCACTGCGTGCGCGGGAACGTCGGCACGTACAACGCCATCGGCCGCGACGGCGAGCCCACCTACGGCGGCTACTCACAGAAGGTCGTCGTCGACGAGAACTTCACCGTCCGCATCCCGGACGGGCTGTCGCTGGACGTGGCCGCGCCGCTGCTTTGCGCCGGCATCACTACGTACTCCCCGCTCAAGAACTGGGGCGCGGCCCCCGGCAAGAAGGTCGCCGTGGTCGGCCTGGGCGGCCTCGGCCACATGGCCGTCAAGATCGCGCACGCCCTCGGCGCCGAGGTCACGGTCCTCTCCCAGTCGCTGCGCAAGAAGGACGACGGCCTGAGGCTGGGCGCCGAGCACTACTACGCCACCAGCGACCCGGCCACCTTCGAGAACCTGGCCGGCACCTTCGACATCATCCTCTCCACGGTGTCGGCACCCCTGGACTTCGGCGCGTACCTGAGCCTGCTGAAGACGGGCGGCGCCCTGGTGAACGTCGGCGCCCCTGAGGAGCCCGTCGCCCTGAACTTGTTCTCCTTGATCGGCGGCAACAAAACCCTCGCCGGCTCGATGATCGGTGGCATCGCCGAGACCCAGGAGATGCTCGACTTCTGCGCCGAGCACGACCTCGGTGCCGAGATCGAGCTGATCGAGGCGAGCCGGATCAACGAGGCGTACGAGCGTGTGCTCGCCTCGGACGTGCGCTACCGCTTCGTGATCGACACGGCGACGATCTGA